One genomic region from Rhodospirillales bacterium RIFCSPLOWO2_02_FULL_58_16 encodes:
- a CDS encoding addiction module antidote protein, HigA family → MAKLLKNPHPGEILQEEFLEPLGLSQNALAQAIGVPANRINEIIRGRRGITADTDLRLARFFALSEGYWLRLQNVYDMMEARREVGKAIGKIKPFSASGSAADPPSAPAGRRLYA, encoded by the coding sequence ATGGCTAAACTTTTGAAAAATCCGCACCCCGGCGAAATCCTGCAAGAGGAATTTCTGGAACCGCTGGGCCTGTCCCAGAACGCGCTGGCGCAAGCCATCGGCGTTCCGGCCAACCGGATCAATGAAATCATTCGCGGACGGCGCGGCATTACCGCCGACACCGACCTGCGCCTTGCCAGGTTTTTTGCCCTGTCCGAAGGGTATTGGCTGCGCCTGCAAAATGTCTACGACATGATGGAAGCCCGGCGTGAAGTCGGCAAGGCTATCGGCAAGATCAAGCCTTTTTCGGCATCCGGTTCAGCAGCCGATCCGCCATCCGCGCCGGCAGGACGCCGATTATACGCATGA